One Danio rerio strain Tuebingen ecotype United States chromosome 22, GRCz12tu, whole genome shotgun sequence genomic window carries:
- the LOC141380213 gene encoding uncharacterized protein isoform X2 — protein sequence MPDKNPQQHMELRYLIFASVLLNVLLIIAVIGLGKSYIQTRTKKSLDNRQSNTAAQYSVDSQYAEVNLPTPPTENRHCDETRLYSLLQPMRPV from the exons ACAAAAATCCACAGCAACATATGGAACTGAGATACCTGATTTTCGCATCTGTCCTGCTCAATGTGCTGTTGATCATTGCAGTAAtag GCTTGGGGAAGAGCTACATTCAGACAAGGACTAAAAAGAGTTTGGACAACCGACAAAGTAACACTGCAGCACAATACTCAGTTGATTCACAA TATGCAGAAGTTAATCTTCCCACGCCACCCACTGAAAACAGACATTGCGATGAGACGAGGTTGTACTCTCTTCTACAGCCTATGAGACCTGTATga